The genomic segment GGCAACGACTTCTTCGCCGAGGTCACCAAGCCGGTGCTCACCGTCGGCCGGCGCTGAGTTCGGACGTACGCGAGGGGCGCCCGGGAGTGAACCCGGGCGCCCCTCGGCGTGTCCGTCGTGCATCGACATCGGTGCGCCTGCCGACCGAGCGGCCGACAGGCGCACCGCCCCCGTCGGATGTCGTCACCGACAACCCGCGACGAGTCTGGGTGCCGTCGCTATCGGATCGCTATCGCCTCGACGAGGCGTTCGGTGACCGTAGGGCTACGCTGCTGGAAGTTGCATGCGGCGGGCGGGGGCGCGGGTGCGGTTCGGGATCTTGGGACCCTTACGGCTTGGCGGTGGCGAAGCCACAGTTACCGCGGGCCGGGACCGGACCGTGCTCGCCATGCTGTTGCTGCGCCCGGGCCGTGTGGTGCCGGTGGAGGACCTGGTCGACGCCGTCTGGGAGGAACGCCCTCCGGCCACCGCGCGGACCCAGCTCCAGATCTGTGTGTCGCGACTGCGGCAGCGGTTCGCGGCGCTCGGGCTGCCGGCTGACACGATCGTCACCGACCCGGCCGGCTACGGCTTGCGGGTGGGGCCGGACGACCTCGACGCGGAGACGTTCGCCCGTACCGTCGAGGCGGCCCGAGCCGAGGCCGCCACCGGCCGGCTGACCGACGCGCGGCACCGCTTCCGGGCCGCCCTGGATCTCTGGCGCGGCCCGGCGCTGGCGGGCATACCCGCCCAGAGTGTGCGGCGGCGAGCCCAGGCGCTCGACGAGCAGCGGCTCGCCGTGCTGGAGGAGTGCGTCGACGTCGAGCTGCGGCTACGCCGAGCGGCGGAGCTGGTCGACGAGCTGACCGAGGCGGTCGACCGCAACCCGCTGCGGGAACGGCTCCGGGGGCAGCTCATGCTGGCCCTCTCGACGGTCGGCCGCCACGCGGACGCGCTTGCCGTCTACCGGGAGGGCCGGCGGATCTACGCCGAGGAACTGGGCATCGAGCCCGGCGCGGCGTTGCAGGAACTGCACCAGCGGCTGCTCGCCGGTGACCTGGCGCTGGGCGGGCCGGAGAGCCGGACCGGCGCCCCGGTGCGGGCGCTGCCACGGGCGATCGGCGACTTCACCGGACGGCGGCAGACCGTGGCCCGGCTGGTGAAGGAGATCGAGGAGGAGGCAATCCGCGTCCAGCTCATCGACGGCATGGCGGGCAGTGGCAAGACGACGCTCGCCGTCCAGGTGGCCGGCGCGGTCGCCGACCGGTTTCCCGACGCGCAACTCTTCATCGACCTGCACGGGCACAGCGAACGCAGCCCGGTGGCCACGACCGCGGCCGTGGCCACCCTGCTCCGGCAGCTCGGCGTACCCCCCGAGCGGGTGCCGGTCGACCTGGCGGACCGGCTGGCGACGTGGCGTTCGGAGCTGGCCGGCCGGCGGGCCGTGGTGGTGCTCGACAACGCCGCCGACGCCGGCCAGGTCGCGCCGTTGCTGCCCAACGGGCCGGACTGCCTGGTGCTGATCACCAGCCGCCGCCGGCTGGTCGGCCTGGACGCGGGCCGGCCGTCCTCGCTGCCGGTGCTCGACAGCGACGAGGCGGTCGAGCTGCTGGCTCGGGTGGCCGGCGTGGAGCGGGTCACCGCCGAGCCCGAGGCGGCGGCGGAGGTGGCCCGGCGCTGCGGTCATCTGCCGCTCGCCCTGCGGCTGGCCGGGGCCCGGCTCGCGCACCGGCCGCGCTGGCGGGTGGCCGATCTGGCCGAGCGGCTGGCCGGGGCGTCCGACCCGCTGGCCGAGCTGGTCGCCGGCGAACGCTCGGTGGCCCGGGCCTTCGCGCTGTCGTACGAGCAGGTGTCACCGGTCGCGCAGCGGGTCTTCCGGCTGCTCGGGCTGCACCCGGGCGTCCACGCCGACAACCGGGTGCCGGCGGTGCTCGCGGAGCTGCCGCTGCCGGCGGCCCAGGACGCGCTCGACGAGCTGGTCGACGCGCACCTCGTCGAGGAGACGGAACCGGGCCGCTACCGGCTGCACGACCTGATCCGGGAGTACGCCCGGATGCTCGGCGCGCAACGCGAGTCGCCCGAGGAGCGGAGGGCGGCGACGGCCCGGCTCCTCGACTTTCACCTGCACGTCGCCGCGATCCTCGTGAAGTCGCTGGAGCCGGTCGTCCTGCACCCCCTGCCGGAACCGGCGCGGCCCGACCTGGTGGCGGCGGCCACCGGCCTCGGCCGTCAGTGGCTGGAGGAGAACAGGCCGACCATGACGGCGCTCGTCCGGTTGGCCGAGAACGAGGGTTTCCTCCGGCAGTGCTGGCAGCTCGCCCGGGTCGGCTGGGCGATGAACTTCTACGGCGGTCATCTCGACGATCTGGTGGAGACACACCAGATCGGACTGCGTGCCGCCGAGCGTCTGGGTGACGACGAGGCCGTGGCGACGATGCTCAACTATCTGGCTTCGGCGGACTACCGCCGGGGGCGGTTCGCCGAAGCCGTCCGGCGGATGGAGGTGGCGGTCGGCATCTACCGGCGGCTCGGCCGCCCGGACGAGTTGAGCAGGGCGCTCGGCAACCTCGGCACGGCGTACGGAGTCGACGGGCATCCTCGGCTGGCCATCGAGGTGTTCGAGTCGTTGGCGGTGCTCACCCGCCGGCTGGCGGACCCGACCGCGCTGATCAACTGGCTCAACAACCTGTCGTTCACCCTGATCGGGATCGGCCGCTACGACGAGGCCGCGCGGATATGCCGCAACCAGATGGCCCTGGCTCGGCAACGCGGCGACCTGCGGCAGCTCGGCAATGCGATCGGCCACCTCGGCATGGCGCGGCACCGGCGTGGGGAGTGCGGCCCCGCGCTCCGGCTCCTGCGTGCCGCCCTGGGACTCAAGCGCCGGGTGGGCAACCGCTACGGCGAGGGTGAGCTGCTCAACGAGCTGGGCGCGCTGGAGCGCGAGGAGGGCCGGCCGGAGTCGGCCGCCCGGCTGCACTGGGAGGGGCTCGTCGCCATGACCGACGCGGGGGATCTGGTCGGGCAGTGCGCGTCCCGGAACCTGCTGGCCCGGGCGATCCTCGACCAGGGCGACGTCGCCAGCGCGCTGGACCTGCACCGTCGGGTGCTCAGCGACGCCACCCGGCTCAGCGCCCGCTACGAGCAGGCCCGCGCGCTCGACGGCATGGCCCGCTGCATGGGGCACACCGACGCCGACCAGGCCCGCCGGTACGCCGGCCGCGCGCTGGCGCTGTTCCGCCAGGTCGAGTCGCCGGACGGGCGGGAGACCGAGGAGCTGCTGGCGGAGCTGGGCTGAGGGCCGCGCCACTTTCCCTGCACACCGCCGGGAGGCGCGGCAGGATGGTAGGCGTGACGACTCCAGAGGCGACCGGCTACCGGATCGAACGCGACTCGATGGGCGAGGTGGAGGTGCCCGCCGA from the Micromonospora sp. WMMA1947 genome contains:
- a CDS encoding AfsR/SARP family transcriptional regulator, whose product is MRFGILGPLRLGGGEATVTAGRDRTVLAMLLLRPGRVVPVEDLVDAVWEERPPATARTQLQICVSRLRQRFAALGLPADTIVTDPAGYGLRVGPDDLDAETFARTVEAARAEAATGRLTDARHRFRAALDLWRGPALAGIPAQSVRRRAQALDEQRLAVLEECVDVELRLRRAAELVDELTEAVDRNPLRERLRGQLMLALSTVGRHADALAVYREGRRIYAEELGIEPGAALQELHQRLLAGDLALGGPESRTGAPVRALPRAIGDFTGRRQTVARLVKEIEEEAIRVQLIDGMAGSGKTTLAVQVAGAVADRFPDAQLFIDLHGHSERSPVATTAAVATLLRQLGVPPERVPVDLADRLATWRSELAGRRAVVVLDNAADAGQVAPLLPNGPDCLVLITSRRRLVGLDAGRPSSLPVLDSDEAVELLARVAGVERVTAEPEAAAEVARRCGHLPLALRLAGARLAHRPRWRVADLAERLAGASDPLAELVAGERSVARAFALSYEQVSPVAQRVFRLLGLHPGVHADNRVPAVLAELPLPAAQDALDELVDAHLVEETEPGRYRLHDLIREYARMLGAQRESPEERRAATARLLDFHLHVAAILVKSLEPVVLHPLPEPARPDLVAAATGLGRQWLEENRPTMTALVRLAENEGFLRQCWQLARVGWAMNFYGGHLDDLVETHQIGLRAAERLGDDEAVATMLNYLASADYRRGRFAEAVRRMEVAVGIYRRLGRPDELSRALGNLGTAYGVDGHPRLAIEVFESLAVLTRRLADPTALINWLNNLSFTLIGIGRYDEAARICRNQMALARQRGDLRQLGNAIGHLGMARHRRGECGPALRLLRAALGLKRRVGNRYGEGELLNELGALEREEGRPESAARLHWEGLVAMTDAGDLVGQCASRNLLARAILDQGDVASALDLHRRVLSDATRLSARYEQARALDGMARCMGHTDADQARRYAGRALALFRQVESPDGRETEELLAELG